A part of Aegilops tauschii subsp. strangulata cultivar AL8/78 chromosome 2, Aet v6.0, whole genome shotgun sequence genomic DNA contains:
- the LOC141040771 gene encoding uncharacterized protein, with amino-acid sequence MAEFWYNSTFHASLNCTPFKALYGREANLGAMPAWPADEHAGADMDWATHTEHICAQLERAQRRFKKQVDRNRTERQFQVGEQVLLKLQPYAQRSVVNRPCAKLAFKFFGPYTVLEKIGLMAYKLALPPASQVHPVFHVSQLKPFTPDYTPVYAELPRVLDLSVSSAAPTQLLERRMMKRGNAAIVQVKVQWGEGSSAATTWEDYEVLRQCFPAAAIWEDSGPSSQEEAQS; translated from the coding sequence ATGGCCGAGTTCTGGTACAACTCTACGTTTCATGCCTCGCTCAACTGCACCCCCTTCAAGGCGCTCTATGGGAGGGAGGCCAATCTGGGAGCAATGCCGGCCTGGCCAGCGGACGAGCACGCCGGCGCAGACATGGACTGGGCAACGCACACGGAGCACATCTGCGCCCAGCTGGAGCGCGCTCAGCGCCGGTTCAAGAAGCAGGTAGATCGCAACCGCACAGAGCGCCAGTTTCAGGTGGGCGAGCAAGTGCTACTGAAGCTGCAGCCCTACGCGCAGCGTTCGGTCGTCAACCGGCCCTGCGCCAAGCTCGCCTTCAAGTTCTTCGGCCCGTACACCGTCCTCGAGAAGATCGGCCTCATGGCGTACAAGCTCGCCCTGCCGCCCGCGAGTCAGGTGCATCCGGTCTTCCACGTATCCCAGCTCAAGCCATTCACGCCGGACTACACACCGGTGTATGCAGAGCTGCCACGCGTGCTGGACCTCTCTGTGTCATCGGCGGCACCAACACAGCTGCTGGAACGGCGCATGATGAAGCGCGGGAATGCTGCCATCGTGCAAGTCAAGGTGCAGTGGGGCGAGGGCTCGTCGGCCGCCACCACATGGGAAGATTACGAGGTTCTCCGGCAGTGTTTCCCTGCAGCAGCCATTTGGGAGGACTCGGGGCCAAGCTCCCAGGAAGAAGCTCAGTCTTAA